aacatttttcatatacataGATGGGGAAAATACACCAAAGTGGAGGTGTCATAAAAACCCTGTCAAAGTCGATACTtctaaaatagaaatatattttgtattattattatattccACCGCCATGATATACAGTACACAAAGATGAATTATCATGTTTTGCTTTAAGATCACACATGCGCAGAATTGTGAATATTAGACTTCATTctttaacaaataaaactttaaacgCCCTCATCGTTAATTTTTCtcgaaaattaaaatatatccgGAATAGTTGATTCCAATCGtgtaacattttttactttACACTCTTGTTgatctttttcatattttcccGCGAAAACGAGGCAAAATACTAGCCTGTTTAGAGACATTGTACAGGAATTTTGTCAATCacatttcataattattttgtgAGTATGGCGTGCATgatatttacggtaattttcCCGACAATGTTTTCAAAGTTTTATATGTATGATGCACATTGACTATGTTGAACTACAGTTGGAATTTCCTCGTGTCTGTATGACTCTGCTTATTACAACTCCAGCCATGTATGCCTGTTCTACACTATATGGTAACAACATCAGtagtacattattttaaaaggaTCATGCATGGCCCACAATTCATGTACACGTATATCTGTTcaaaaaaatagatatagaAGCTATAGTTCATCTTTCCTTGGGGATGATCCAGCATGCAACATGTGCGAGTGTTTCCCGAAATATGATAGTTTTGGGTTATCTTAATGTACCTGTTTCAATggagaaatgaaataaaaacttctGCCAGTTTTGAGATCCAATATCACTGCAGATGTTAGCTTTATTTCTTTAGGCCTAGTCTTTCTTTAGTTAAAAATCTCGAGACTTATGGAAcagaatttgggtatttttaatttgcaaaattgCAGAAAGGGACGTCTGGTCCCCACTTAAATTATTATATGTTGGgacattgaaatgaaatatctttCGCTTACAGGTGAATGATGCACAGTAATGAATCATTAAGTCCATGGTGAAAGTCAATCATGTCCTCTCCTGGAATTCATGGGTTTGTCTCATCAAATCTTTCATTACAGTATAGAAAGATCATGGAAAATAAACAATCAGTTTTAATACTAATAAAAGTCATTTGATTTACATTTATAAGAAATTTAgattataattttatgttttccaGCATTATACTTTTGCTGGTTGATTTATTCAGAAAAACTGGTTaatatttgcaataaaataCCGACAACAAGCATGAAACTATCAgctatttttgcaattttacagAAGTCGCAGAAATGCCAAGCGGAAAACAATAGATAGTTCTGACCAGGCTACTGACCCCTCCTTCAAAAACATTCGCCGGTGTCCTCACAGTGGCTGCCCGACCAAGGTCCCCATTTGTTTTGCAGGTGCTACAGAAAGGTGTGTGTCATAGTTGACAGAAGTCCTTATAGGGGTGATTCTAGAACacataatttgtattttaaacaaatggtatatttttcatgtcccttgaaaaaaatgtttgtgtaATATTGTAAATAAGGATACTCTCACTTGAGATTGTATCAGATCACTGGACCAGACTATCCCAATCATTTGTAACCAATTACTGGAatctttgaaaacaatttaagaaaTCTTTATTGAGTGGAATATTGTGTTATGGTGGAATTTTACACCTGTTTGTGATGTGTTTTCAGGTGTGCAGGAAGTGGCTACACTTCACGTTGGTATCACACGAGTGCTGCAGAACATTACTGTAATGAGTGCTTTGAACATTACTACAGATGGTTAGTATTTACACTAAATCAAAGTAAAGAACCAACCtcattatatctttatatagacTGCTGAGAGTCATGTATAAAATTgtgcagaaaaaaatgaaatttacaatttatacaTAATGATGTGGAATAAATTACAAGTTGTTCCTCTTaccatacatgtaccttcattTAAGGTAGATATGAAtgtaaaagataaattttaaattgtaaaaaaatatttttgcatgcTAACAATTGCTTTCAGCAACACAAAGAGCTATTAGGCTTAGTAAATGTACTTGCATAATTTGACTGCACAGAGAAGAACAGTGGATAGTTTAAAATATTAACCACTGCCTTTCAGCCACAAGGATGGCTATGAAGTGTACCTGTCCTGGAAGAAGCTATGGAGCACACATGGGACGACGGATGCCAGCATACGTATGTTCATGACCAATAGTGTCCTGCCGTTCTGGGTTCAATGCAGGGAATGTCACAAGTGGCGGCAGTGGTCCAAAAGCACCACACCTATCCCAGAATTCCTCAAAAACTATGTGTGTGGGACCATGGCATCTGGAAAAGTgagattttttaatgtttttagaaaaatttctAAGAAtaacttttcaatttttgttttaagttttacatggttttcatttttaattgaatttcatTAGTAATTATGCAGTATGTAATTTACCTTTACTGACAAATAGATTTCAAACGAAACATTCTTTATTTATCTCTTTTTTTGTATAGAAATCAAAGCTGGAAAATCCCTGTGAAGTTCCAGAGGATCAGGTTTGTTTCTATCATtccaatgaaatacatgtattaatgcaGAAGTGAggttaacaataaaatatgaatctATGCCATTGATTAATTTTAACTAGAGTAgggataaaaaattgaaaacttatAAGGCAATAGCCAAAGAGGAAGGAAAAGTGTGGGAAATAATGTGTATTTCATGACTTCATGCAATTTATGTCAGCTTTTAGGTAGACTTTGGTTGATATTTTAGAGAGTGGCCTTGACAAGAGATCCCTCCTGGACCCACCTGATAAGTAGTCTGTCCTACATGAAGAATTCCCCCGCCTGGCCCTACCTCACCTCTTATTTCCCCGACAAATTGGGCATGTGTCCCTCTGACCATGAAGTCTTCAAGGAGAGAAAAACTCCAGGTGAGACGTGCTCCAGAGCCCAGGTGGTGTGTCGGAATGTTACTGTGGTTAACTTGATTTTCAAGTCTTACCTTGTCTTATTTCTGGGTGTGAAAACTTTGGTACTTAATgtgtatgcaacatatatatccCTCTTTTATTGAAAGCTTTCAGCCTTGTAGAACTAGCTTACAATTTTGAGAAGTTATGGGTCTGTTCCTCTCCTATTCTTGCAGATAATGCATGCTtcacatgttttattttttgaattctttaaGAAATACTATGcagatttcttttcttttttttaatttttaaaaattacaaaaaaatttcaaaatcttcaGCACTACTAATTGTATGGACAGttcatattacagttttattcagtatttttaatttgaatgaaattttgtttgagtatttttcttcattcttTCCTTATTTTATCCTTGCAAAGTAATGCACAAGTACCTGCAGCCTTTTGTCGAGGCGGACAGCTCGGAGATTGCCAATGGTGTGGCCCCTGATGTCATGGAGGAACAGGAAATGGACGAATTCCCAGAATACGCCTCCATACCCTCCATGTATCTAGCAATCAGAAACATTTGTTTAACTTTgtggaatttaaattttaaggtTGGTAATTAACAAAAACTACCAGATACCTGTATGTTGATCtcagatacatgtactgataggcagtattatgaaataacaGTCAACtgaattgtttcaaaaatataatgaaaagatTATTAACAGTACATGTGTTTTAACACATTTAACAAATTCTAAATGTTGATGTTTTGAAAGTCAGAAGTAGAAGGTGGGTAATATTTCTAAAGGGAAAATTTAATACTGCTTTTAAAGCATATTAATATGTCAATTTAAAGATGTGATGATGAATGctgttcttaaaaaaaacttttgattttttttcatatacatatattaatggCAATTCATGCTACAGTTTTGCCAAATAAAACCTTGTTAAAAAACATAAGACTCAATTGTAAATCATTTACAGTGTGttttcttgatatttataaacagGAATGGTTAACGAAGGAGAGGTGTGCGACCCAGATCATTTGTCGTGGTCTAGGAAGGGTGCTGTACATAGAAAGCCTGGACAAGGTCCTGTGGTTCCTGACGAGGCGGGGCCTGATCAACGTGGGTCTGCTGTCTGTGCCCAGGTCTCCGCAGTCCTCATACATATCCAACAAATTCATCAAACCCGTGAGTAAATTGGTCTGAAACTTatacattttcaacaaatttatcAAAGCAGTAAGTACATAGGTCTGAATCTTACTGGTATCGAACAAATTCATCAAACCAgtaagtacatacatgtaggtctaAATCTTACACTTGACCAACAAATTCATCAAACCAGTAAGTACATAGGTCTGAATCTTGCATGTGTAACAAATTCATCAAATATATGAGTAGCTCTCAAAGTCATATTCAACAAATTTATCAAAGCAGTGGATAGGTCAATATATCATAACTATCCATTAAATTTGTCAACCAGTGAGTAGCTCTGAAACTTATACATATCTAACAAATTTATCATTCACATTTCTGATCCTTTGTAATTGctgatttaacaaaataagaatGTATTTCATGTTTTTACCTTATAGAATCCGTCTGTGATAGTGGTAGGGGCAGGCACAGCTGGCCTGGCAGCAGCCAAGACACTCCAGGGGTTAGGGCTCAAGGTACGTTTAGAATTTGAGGTCTTAAATTCAAACTTACACAAGATTTCACCAAAATCGCTTTATAAGAGCTTCAGACAAGTGCTTTGAATAAGTAGACAGAAGGTATTTCTGACAATGTGTTGATGTTTGGTAGGTGACTGTACTGGAGGCCAAGTCACAAATAGGTGGCCGAGTCTGTGATGATGATTCACTGGGCGTATGTGTCCCTATGGGGGCTCAGATACTGAACGGAGCTCTCAACAACCCCATAGCCATCATCTGTGAACAGGTATGTGTGTCAAATCTATAATCTAAATAACGGTACCATCAATTCTTACAGCTAAATATAACCATAgttctacatgtatcattggaaagcaaataaaatgtacatgtatgtgtattaaaTTTTCAACCGAATTACCATCATTATATTAAAGCATGTGCTTGGGTCAAATTTACAGCAAATTACAGTAATGTTATTGATGAGCAGAAACTTTATGAGCAAGCATCTTTTTGCATGTTCAAAAGGTTTATGTGgtatgaataaaattatattttagcaGTTTAAATAAAGGGTTTACTATCCAAACCTTCTGGTAGTTTATGTTCCTATCAATATGGTAGTGTTAATTATTGATTTCAAACCTCAGATAAAATCTGTCGAAATCATCTAGGGTCAATATgaacgattttatttttctttggatatttgaaaaattgaaggAAGTTTTATACCACTTTTTATTTCTGAGAAGGCAGGTATTCTGGTGAATTCATTGTCCGACAGCTGCGAAGTAATCAATGTAAATGGAGAGTTAatggacaaacagacagacgaaAGAATGGACTTCCATTTCAATGCTATACTTGACATAATCGCTGATTGGAGGAAGGGCAAGGAACTAACACAAGACACCAGTTTACTTGGTACatgaattttgaattatttttgctTTATGAAGCTTTATGATTGGTCTTTGGTGTCACACCTATACATGTCCTATCAACAAGTTGATGTGTAGATTATCTTTACAGctaaattgaaagaaatgcacCAGCAGTTTCTTGACGAGTCCCAGCTCTCCTTTACCACTGTAAGTATATATGTTTTTCTTATCTGACTGTCAGTGCATGCCACCAGCTTTTGTACTTGATATTGTACTACTAGTGTTCTTTCCATTAAGTCAATCAAGTTGATTATGTGTAGAATAGCTAGATTTCACATGAACCTGTAAGTGTCATTTAGTTGCATGAGCTTATATACCGTATGCACCTGAAGTTGATTTCCAAATGacataaatcaattaatttgttaGTATTATGGAGATGTACATGTTgatcatttataaatgaatttttttaaaaacgaatTTGTGTTGACAGGACTTGTTGAGATATAAGTTATACTATTAATCATATTGAAGGAAAATACACGTTGctatattttgataactttatGGACATAATGGAGATATTGTTTACAGGACTTGTATAATTCATGTAACACCATATAATGCATACCAGATGCACTTaaaaacatgtaatacatgtacttacagttCAAAAATTCAGAGCTGTAGGATTCagtataatgatttattttaaagggAATATTCAATGTTGACAGAGGCATAGAAAATGAATATTGATTCttcttaaatatttcaaaataatgtgtttttgaatgtaaattatatttcagaggaagattttgtattttttgttcatGGATCTCTATTTCATTAGAAGTAAGAACATTGCTGCATTTTATACGTCTAATATAACACCTTTCATTGTTTTACAGGATGAACAAAAGAAGATGCTAGCTCTGTTTATTGTTAGGACCAATGCCCTTGTTTTAACCCCATGTTGAAATACATATCATTTTGGTAACAGTTTCTTTGAAAGTATACAGCTGTCGGATTTAATAATTCTGgtatttaccattttttttcgATACACTATATGTGTGCGTATTCTATAATAAGAATGAAACAAAAAacgacaaacaaacaaaaaaaatcttttaggaatgtcaaaaaaatttatattggtcttaaaatatatgatatacatacatgcaaatttcatatttcttaattaaagcaagaaacaaaaaaaacaaaaaaacaacaacacagtTTTTGCAACACTGCATGTGGAAGAACGACTCATTTACTactcatgattttatttatataatagaaaTAATTTGTGTGCACTTAAATGCACTTCTTCATTTTCCAACAGCAGATAGCTTGTTTTGCACTTTTTGAATGATATTCATGTTAGATAACTGAAAGGGAAACAAGCAAATGCTGTGTATTACATCTTACCAAAATGATGAGTGTATTTCATAACCTACATTACCCCATTgctaatattttcattttagggATACcttgcatgattttttttctttgtttatttcattttgttcagaaatattttgaaagtatacaatatatatgtcTGTCTTGTAATGCATGCTTCTCAATTTTTGTGTGAGTCAATTTATGtgtgtaatattttctttttaatttgacccaggtaattatcaaaaattttaatgtagaattttcttaattttcataaatatttttcctttatttaatcttataattttatttcaaatcataagTAACTGTGTTTAACCATGCCTTTTTTGCATCTACTTCTTCTTACTCCTATGTATATGAATGACTTATGACTGTACTGTGATTTTATCAGCATTGGTTGaacatcaattttcatggatttcgttaAGTTTAACCATTAATTCAAATGAACGTTGAAATGAAATTTCTAATTACATATTGTTCTGATATTAGAATCATAGTTTCAAGGAAACTTTGAATCATACCCAATTATTTTACCATAATATATTGATTTGATCATTGGCCGCCTAATTACATAtccttaaaaattgatttttactgAAACCATGAAAATTGATCTTCAGGAATATTattgaaaccacagtatattaACCTGGTGGTATTTTTGGAAGTTTGATGAGTTTGTCCCGGTTGTTTTCAGGAAGAGGAATCCCTGATGAACTTTCACATCAGTAACCTGGAGTTTGCCTGTGGGGACACTCTAAGGAATGTGTCTGCCCTTCACTGGGACCAGAATGAGGACTACCCACAATTCAGTGGGGAGAACCTCGTGTTACCAGCGGGGATCTCCCAAGTGTTGTCTAAGCTGGCAGAGGGACTGGATATTGATCTTGATACAAAGGTgatctgtttttaaaatttctcccTTAGTAAATGGAAAATCAGAGAAAATTTTGGCAAgcatattacacaattttgattttaagtcATGTTTTTAGTAtattattgatatgaaatacatttaccAGTAATTGAGATTTCGTAGTTACAAGGCAatgaattgttaaaaatattaagcAAGTTTTAGTTGCATTATAAACTTATATTTGAATAACTGGTAGGTTGTTTGAAGTTGTCAATGTGttcaatgtttttgtttgttgtatACAATCAATCTTGTTAAAATCTAAGATTAGATTAAGactagaaaatatatatacatacataagaTAAAATTTTCTTGTGgaacaatgtttttatttaaaaatcttatttgtacatggaataaaaattttttctaatatgcaTAATCTGCAGGTTACAAAGGTGGATTATGGGGAAGAAACTGTCAAAGTTGTATCAGAGAATGGAAAGGAATGGACAGCAGACAAGGTAGATTCCATGTTTCAACCCTAACTCAGTCCTGTCAAATCCTTGAGCTAGGTGTTCTTTCCCAATTAATGCACGCTTTTTCCATAACGAGTGTACTGAATTACTggggaatcattagatttcgtggtggctcaattgtCGTAGAATTCGTAGGTAGCTCTTATTCacaaattaacatcctccacaaatTAATGAATTAGGGTTTTAAAGTCCTGTTTCCTTATATTGGTATAAGAAAATGCACGGATTTACGTCTCCATGAACCTGTGAAATGCAAGTagtccacgaaaattggcccctacaaatttaaatgattccacattaTACAGCGATTTGTCTGTATCATCTAGGTGTTGGTGACACTACCCCTGGCTGTTCTACAAGATAAAGATGTGGAGTTCTCTCCTTGCTTGCCTGAATGGAAGTCCAAGGCCATGAAATCATTAGGGGTGGGCAAAATAGAAAAGGTACCCTTTATTTGTTCAGAAGTAACTGATCTTTGACTGCAAAATAAGTTTCATCAATAAtttgttagatttttttaaaacaaaaatcagatgTTTAGTATGTTACCAATGGTCAATGCTTGTGAACAAATATCATGCAGCTTCTTCTCAGCATTTACTTTGTGCCAAAGCATGCTTTTTAAGGCAATTTGTCTGGGATTAATGTCACATTATAACTCTAAAGCATTTGAATGACTGAACTGTCAAAAGATTTAGATGAAATTCGTTTTTGGCACCATCTTTTTCCtacattaaaataacaaatagtTTAAAACGTATTGATATTGTTTTGCAGATTATTTTAAGATTTCCCCGACCATTTTGGAGGAAGAAGATCAAAGACTGTAAAGTGTTTGGTCATATTCCAGAGAAGCAGGACAATGTCGGTTACTTCAATGTCTTCTATGATTTCTCCACTGACAAGGTACatgcaaaatgaaaatttaccaaAGATTTTGTCTCTTAAAACCTTGATGCTATTAATATTCtgtttattttcataacttGGGATGCTTTGCATTACAATTTGATAACTTGCGTAAAAAAggcttaaggtcagacgacacgttccttaat
This genomic window from Magallana gigas chromosome 5, xbMagGiga1.1, whole genome shotgun sequence contains:
- the LOC105339770 gene encoding lysine-specific histone demethylase 2 isoform X1, which encodes MSSPGIHGSRRNAKRKTIDSSDQATDPSFKNIRRCPHSGCPTKVPICFAGATERCAGSGYTSRWYHTSAAEHYCNECFEHYYRCHKDGYEVYLSWKKLWSTHGTTDASIRMFMTNSVLPFWVQCRECHKWRQWSKSTTPIPEFLKNYVCGTMASGKKSKLENPCEVPEDQRVALTRDPSWTHLISSLSYMKNSPAWPYLTSYFPDKLGMCPSDHEVFKERKTPVMHKYLQPFVEADSSEIANGVAPDVMEEQEMDEFPEYASIPSMYLAIRNICLTLWNLNFKEWLTKERCATQIICRGLGRVLYIESLDKVLWFLTRRGLINVGLLSVPRSPQSSYISNKFIKPNPSVIVVGAGTAGLAAAKTLQGLGLKVTVLEAKSQIGGRVCDDDSLGVCVPMGAQILNGALNNPIAIICEQAGILVNSLSDSCEVINVNGELMDKQTDERMDFHFNAILDIIADWRKGKELTQDTSLLAKLKEMHQQFLDESQLSFTTDEQKKMLALFIEEESLMNFHISNLEFACGDTLRNVSALHWDQNEDYPQFSGENLVLPAGISQVLSKLAEGLDIDLDTKVTKVDYGEETVKVVSENGKEWTADKVLVTLPLAVLQDKDVEFSPCLPEWKSKAMKSLGVGKIEKIILRFPRPFWRKKIKDCKVFGHIPEKQDNVGYFNVFYDFSTDKVDKMYLLVTHLTGSALKLRDRLDRDVVAACMEVLKALFPEETVPKPLDYFVTKWTKDPYSKMCYSYVPIGVDGDAYDIMSQDVASKVYFAGEATNRQFPQSVTGAYVSGVREAHKIFSTLVEDDT
- the LOC105339770 gene encoding lysine-specific histone demethylase 2 isoform X2, whose amino-acid sequence is MSSPGIHGSRRNAKRKTIDSSDQATDPSFKNIRRCPHSGCPTKVPICFAGATERCAGSGYTSRWYHTSAAEHYCNECFEHYYRCHKDGYEVYLSWKKLWSTHGTTDASIRMFMTNSVLPFWVQCRECHKWRQWSKSTTPIPEFLKNYVCGTMASGKKSKLENPCEVPEDQRVALTRDPSWTHLISSLSYMKNSPAWPYLTSYFPDKLGMCPSDHEVFKERKTPVMHKYLQPFVEADSSEIANGVAPDVMEEQEMDEFPEYASIPSMYLAIRNICLTLWNLNFKEWLTKERCATQIICRGLGRVLYIESLDKVLWFLTRRGLINVGLLSVPRSPQSSYISNKFIKPNPSVIVVGAGTAGLAAAKTLQGLGLKVTVLEAKSQIGGRVCDDDSLGVCVPMGAQILNGALNNPIAIICEQAGILVNSLSDSCEVINVNGELMDKQTDERMDFHFNAILDIIADWRKGKELTQDTSLLAKLKEMHQQFLDESQLSFTTEEESLMNFHISNLEFACGDTLRNVSALHWDQNEDYPQFSGENLVLPAGISQVLSKLAEGLDIDLDTKVTKVDYGEETVKVVSENGKEWTADKVLVTLPLAVLQDKDVEFSPCLPEWKSKAMKSLGVGKIEKIILRFPRPFWRKKIKDCKVFGHIPEKQDNVGYFNVFYDFSTDKVDKMYLLVTHLTGSALKLRDRLDRDVVAACMEVLKALFPEETVPKPLDYFVTKWTKDPYSKMCYSYVPIGVDGDAYDIMSQDVASKVYFAGEATNRQFPQSVTGAYVSGVREAHKIFSTLVEDDT